In Chrysemys picta bellii isolate R12L10 chromosome 22, ASM1138683v2, whole genome shotgun sequence, the genomic stretch CCCCTGGCAGGGACGGGGCTCGGGACCAGGTAGCTACCAGCCCCTCCACCCAAGCAGGGCGAGTTTCCACTACACAGCATGGCAGCACCTAGCGCCCCCTACTGGGACAGGGCCCCCAACACTGAGCCCTGCACAGACTGCAACATGCCCTGGTCACACCCTAAACAGACACAGGGTggaagggtaaactgaggcacagagcgggagGGGAAGAACTCACCCAAGCAGATCAGTGAACCCTGGTCCCCAAGTCCCAGTCTGGTGTTTtgtccactaggccacgctgccacTTGTGCCTGCCCCAGAGACCCCATCCCAGCTGTCCCCTCTGCCTACAGACCCCTAGCAGCCTGTGGGGTGGGTCAGTGCGGCCACTACAATGCCAGGGGGCCGGGAAATGGCGCTGGGATGATACAGATGCACTGAAAAAGGGGCTCAGACCTGCCCCAAACTCATGACACTCATGGGGGCCACCACAGAGCCAGCAGCTGGGCTCAGCTCACAGCCCTGAGCCAACCCCCTGAGTGCGAGCAGGGCTTTGGCTGTCGGACTCAGTGGGGTcggagctggccctgcaggggTGAAAGGCTTGTGCTGCATTTGCTCTgatggggccacagctggggcctcacccccccccacctccaggtaCATCATTGAGCCAAGAGTGCTGGGTATCGGGCCCCCAATGGGTCGATCCTGCGCCCCCAGTGATAGTGCCCCATAGGCTGGGCGATACTGCACACAGAGGGCAGAAGCGGCTGGGCAGGTATGTAAATGCACCCCAGGGCAGCGCCAGAGCCTGGCATATGGGGCAGTGCAGCCCCACACTGGGAAGCACCAGGCTGGGTATGGGGAGAGGGCTTCACTCAGTTCTGTTTAAAGGTGGGGGCTGGGAACGGGACACgggggcctttcctctctagggggcgccagctcccatcttGCCCCAGGGTGGGACTagctggctcagggggcagggaatggaacatggggcctttcccctctagggggcggtGGATCTGATTCCGCCCGAGCTGGAAGTGGCAGGCAGTGGTGCCCACGTGAAGTGAGGTGGGAAGGGTTCTCCAGCCAGTTCCCAGGGGCAGGAGCCTCCAAACAGCCCCATTGCTGACAGCCCTGAGGGGAGGCCAAGCGCTGGAGGGGGATGGAGCTCCCAGAGCTCGATCACGCAGGGAGGCCTCAGCTCCCAGGGTCAGCAGGGCGAGGGGCTCAGCCCAGTcccttgtggggtgggggggcgttaCCTTGTCACAGCAGCTGCACCTGTGTGGTGGCTTGGAGAAGAGCAGGAGAGATCCCAGGAGGCCTGAGGTCCCCTCAGcatccctgcccagctccctcccggagcccagcGCCGGCGGCAGGACActctgcaccagctgctgcagctcaGGGCTACGGTAGCTGCTCCAGAAGGGCTTGAACGACACGTCTGGGGGGCTGCTCACGCCTATGGGGAAACAGCAAGTGGGGGACtgggatatggggcctttcccctccagggggcgccggctccggctggctcagggggccagaggttgggacatggggcctttcccctccgtGGGGCGCCGGCTCTGATCtgatctggcctggccccagggactggctggctcagagggtggggaatgggacacaggtAGTTGCCATTGTGTAAGATGAGGttggtgggtctcagtccagtttccaGTGGGGCAGGTGCCCCCATCACAGAACTGGCCACCTGCCTGCCACTGCCCCCCAGGggcataacataagaacataagaaaggccgtaccgggtcagaccaaaggtccatctagcccagtatcctgtctactgacagtggccaatgccagatgccccagagggagtgaacctaacaggcaatgatcaagtgatctctctcctgccatccatctccatcctctgacaaacagaggctagggacaccattccttacccgtcctggctaatagccattaatggacttaaccaccatgaatttatccagttctcttttaaactctgttatagtcctagccttcacaacctcctcaggtaaggagttccacaagttgactgtgcgctgcgtgaagaagaacttccttttatttgttttaagcctgctgcctattaatttcatttgatgacccctagttcttgtattatgggaataagtaaataacttttccttatccactttctccacatcactcatgattttatatacctctatcatatccccccttagtctcctcttttccaagctgaagagtcctagcctctttaatctctcgtcatatgggacccgttccaaacccttaatcattttagttgcccttttctgaaccttttctagtgccagcatatcttttttgagatgaggagaccacatctgtacgcagtattcgagatgagggtgtaccatcgatttatataagggcaataatatattgtcagtcttattctctatcccctttttaatgattcctaacatcccgtttgcttttttgaccgcctctgcacactgcgtggacattttcagagaactatccacgatgactccaagatctttttcctgacttgttgtagctaaattagcccccatcatattgtatgtatagttggggttattttttccaatgtgcattactttacatttattcacattcaattttatttgccattttgttgcccaatcacttagttttatgagatctttttgaagttcttcacagtctgctttggtcttaactatctttagcagtttagtatcatctgcaaactttgccacctcactgtttacccctttctccagatcatttatgaataagttgaataggatcggtccgaggactgacccttggggaacaccactagttacccctctccattctgagaatttaccatttattcctaccctttgttccctgtcttttaaccagttctcagtccatgaaaggaccttcccttttatcccatggcagcttaatttacataagagcctttggtgagggaccttgtcaaaggctttctggaaatctaagtacactatgtccactggatcccccttgtccacatgtttgttgaccccttcaaagaattctaatagattagtaagacacgatttccctttacagaaaccatgttgactattgctcaacagtttatgtttttctatgtgttggacaattttattcttaactattgtttcgactaatttgcccggtaccgacgttagacttaccggtctgtaattgccgggatcacctctagagccctttttaaatattggcattacattagctaacttccagtcattgggtacagaagccgatttaaaggacaggttacaaaccttagttaacagttccgcaacttcacatttgagttctttcagaactcttgggtgaatgccatctggtcccggtgacttgttaatgttaagtttatcaattaattccaaaacctcctctcgtgacacttcaatccgtgacagttcctcagatttgtcacctacaaaagccagctcaggtttgggaatctccctaacatcctcagccgtgaagactgaagcaaagaatccatttagtttcttatcgtctttaagcgctccttttgtatctcgatcatcaaggggccccactggttgtttagcaggcttcctgcttctgatgtacttaaaaaacattttgttattacctttggagtttttggctagccattcttcaaactcctctttggcttttcttattacattcttgcacttaatttggcagcgtttatgctcctttctatttgcctcactaggatttgacttccactttttaaaggaagtctttttatctctcactgcttcttttacatggttgttaagccacaatggctcttttttagttcttttactgtgtttcttaatttggggtatacattgaagttgggcctctattatggtgtctttaaaaagcgcccatgcagcttgcagggatttcactttagtcactgtaccttttaacttctgtttaactaaccccctcatttttgcctAGTTcacccttttgaaattaaatgccacagtgttgggctgttgagatgttcttcccactacagggatgttgaatgctattgtattatggtcactatttccaagcgctCCACTCAGAACTAAATCTAGAGtttcctctccccttgtgggttcccgtaccagctgctccatgaagcagtcatttaaagtatcgagaaattttatctctgcatttcgtcctgaagtgaaatgttcccagtcaatatggggataattgaaatcccccactattattgagttcttaattttgatagcctctctaatttcccttagcatttcatcatcactatcaccgtcctggtcaggtggttgatagtagatccctaatgttatattcttattagagcataaaatttctatccatagagattctatggaacatgcagatttgcttaagatttttacttcatttgattgtacattttctttcacatatagtgccactccccaaccccgcatgacctgttctgtccttccgataaaTTTTGTACCCCGGTATGATTGGCAAGgtcagataaggtgggaaggggcatgggaatTGCCCCTGGAGAGGGAAGCTGGGAGGCTGCAGGTGATGGGCTGGTGTGGGATTGGGAGGGGttcccccggggggggggaggctggggctggggctggtggggggtTACCTGGCAGGGGCCGACAGGCCCAGCTCTGGCTGAAGTCCATCTCGGAGGGGGGGCTGCGCTGCggctggctggctgccccctccccatctggCACCCCGCAGCTTTCCAAGGCCCTGGGATGGGCTCTgctcccttcctctgccccctgccccagcttgggggGCTGGGCCGGTGCCGGCCCTGCTCGGGGCGCTCCCCAGGCTGGGTCTGGAAGAAGGATTTGCTGGTGAGATTCTCTgagcctcccctccacccccaaccctgggttgggcagggcagggcaggcgaACCCCCGGCCTCCAGGTGAGATCACGGGGGTGTTTGGTGGGTTCTCTCCATGTTCACCCAGCCCCACccttcccattccctgcccccttgcTCTCCAGTAGAGGGCGCCCTTCTCcccttgcctgccccctcccattcccctcccctgcacagggccggctccagggttttggccgccccaagcagccaaacaaaaaacaaaacaaaacaaaaacaaaaaaaagctgcgatggcaatcgcgatctgcagccCCAATTTGGTGGAAGGTtcttcgctctgagcaggagtgatggaccgtctgccgaattgccgtggaacagctggatgtgccgctctctccggagtggccgccccaagcacttgcttggtaagctggtgcctggagccggccctgcccctgcattCTCCCTTTGAGGGTACTCTTTCCCCtcgcctgctgccccagctcagccctcccccacactcccccacTCACCGCCAAGACCCTCCAGTCGCTGCCCCGGGTGGTTTGGGCCCCTCTTGCTTCTCACCAGGAAGGAGCGCGGCATTctggcagctgtgggatggggagaGGCGGCATCACTATGTGgccggcccagcccctgccccatgggGCCTGCGGGGGGCGCTGAGCCAGTTGGGAACGGCCCGGACAGGCCTAACCTGTCGCTGGTCTGTAGTGGGTCCCAGTAGGGGCAAGTCGCTAAGTGACCCCTCCCGTCTCCTGCCCCTCAGTCATTCTCCTCTGCAGACGGGACTGGGGTCAGGACTCCAGggctcagttcccagctctgggaggggagtgtggtctCATGGTTTGAGAGGGGTTGGGGAaggactgtgggtcaggactcctgggttctgcctgtctctcacttgctgtgtgaccttgagccagtcccttcccctctctgtgcctcaattgcCCCATCAGTTCATTAACATCTGTGAAGTGCTTCAATTCACAGCTCCAGATGCCCTTTCCAGCCCTGGACCTGACAGTACTGAGGGCAGGGACCAGGCTTTGCATTTGTTTGTACAACCCCATGCACAAGGGTGCCCGATAAACAATGGGGCTGACAAGCCTGTCCCCAGGAACAATCAGATGCTACCTCACACCACTCAGGGTTAGTCATAATGACACCTGCCTGGCCCACCGAGAGGCAGGTCAGGGTATCTCAGTTAACGGATGGTGAAGAGACCTGTTCTGAGGTCATGCAGCAAGACAGTGCCAAAACTGATACtggaacctaggagtcctgactcccagccctccccctctgtctctaagcactagaccccactcccctcccagagctaggaaaagaacccaggagtcctgactcccagccctccctattctaaccactagaccccactcccctcccagagctaggaaaagaacccaggagtcctgactcacagCCCTCCctattctaaccactagaccccacttccctcccagagctggaaaaagaacccaggcatcctgactcccagcccccatctAGCTGCTAAACCCACTCCCCTCACTCACCTGGAAACAGTAGACTAGATCTATGCTGCGCCTTGGACAGCAGCCACAAAGTTGCCGTACAAATGGGCCAGAGCTCGTTTGGTGTAAATCAACCAGGCTCCAAATGAAAACATCCGATTTCCACcgcctggggatctggccccaatgATGCCAAAGGAgtgacaccagtttacaccagctgggcatctggccCAAGGTACTGCATGAAGTTTTCCTACACAAAACTGGTGCAGGAGCCATCCCAGCTCCCCAGCGCCCACCGAGCGACACTGGcccccaggagctgggggcttGGCTGCTTTTAGAGACTCCAAGTACCGTACTTACTGTCCCCCGGGGTGGGCGATGATAGAGTAAGTGGTACCAGCAAGCCCCCTGCACAGCACCAGCTCCAGACATGGCCCCCCAGGGACAGAGCCGGAGCCAGCACAGTGCGGGTCGGGTGGGGTCGGGGTCATGGAGCGAGCTGGTCAGGATGGTGGGATAGAAAGAACTGGCTGGTATTTACAGCTGTAGGAAGGGAGTGGGCTGTAGTGGGTTAAGGCATGGCGGAGCTGGggctcaggattcctgggttccatcccctgctctgggagggcagtggggtctagtgattacaggttggggggctgggtgtcaggatgcctgggttctgttcccggcACCCATCCCTGCAAGGTGTACTGCCTGAAAGGGCCCCAATGTGTCTAATCACGCTATTTCCTGCCATGTGGAAGCCCCAACTGTACCCAGTCTGGACAGACACAATCCATTGGCAGTAAGGGAGCCGTGGCAAGGCACTCGCATGGACCTCTCACCCCCAAGGGTTCACTCACCTGCAGCCTCCGCGCTGTGGGGGAGCCTCTGTGGGTGGCTATTCCACCACCTTTGCCATCTCAGCCCaagagccggggcagggcagagcacccGCATGACGCGCAGCCAATCAGGCTGCCGGACGGGGGCTAACGCTCCCCGCTGCAAACCACAGCTGGCTTCCTTCTGATCCGAACAGACGCCCAACTGCCAGCTGCAAGGCAGAAACCActggctggaggcaagggggcgggggtgtctAGTGGCAGCGGTCCCTGATCCAGCTGTGCATTCAGCAGGGAGCTGAGGCTGCTGCAGTTAACTGGGGCATCAGCAGAAGGGCCTTAGATTGGACGCACTCTCTCTTGCCCCAAGGAAAGGCGATGGGCCCAGACTGTCCTCATGCTGCAGCTTAGAGACCTCATCCATCTGTTGATCAGGCTCTTTCCGCCAGCCCATAACGCACGGCATCTCTGTTTTACCTACGAACCTGGGCAGAAATCTGTGCTCTGAAAACACTGGCAGTTCACTGCAGGGCCAGCAGGGGGAACATGAGGAATTGCTTTTGTGTAGAGCCTACAAAAACCTCCGGTGGGAGCAGATCTCGAGTCCAACTACATCATTGCGATGGAACTCTCGCCCCCACTGTCATGTCGGGTGCTGTGCAGACAGCGAGGGAGACTGgaggccccgttgtgctgggtgctgcttAGACAGCCAGTTCCTGCTCACaggagtttacaatttaaatagatggGAGAGTTGTAAAATCCCCCTTTTACAGctgagaaactgaggcccagattcACAGAGGTACTCAGGTGTCtaagtgtaaggggactgttggccccttactaaaactctgtgtgtgtgtgtgtgtgtgtgtgtgtgcgcgcgtgcgcgggggaggggagagggggttggttgctagctcccagtaccaaaagaaaggggaagggtcgatgggaaatcaggaccctgacaCTGACAGTCCTCAGGGGCAATGGGGAAGATGCCAATattccaggtcagcctgattgacaaggcagggcaggctaatgagggagtcaggagtccAGGGGGGTCCAATCCTCcttgtgagctggaattgcctggcccagagcagggctgagcaaaggagagagcaggggcccaagctgagctggggagcagagctgcactggccagagagaaccagagaagcagcccagggagcagacctgtgctgggagcagagctgcagcaaccagagccagaggggccagaaaagagcccagggagctggaggcagagcagtaTCAGTGCTGGAGCAGTGAGCACTGTGGGGAgcgaggggggaacctgggcagcgGGTGTAgcgcagggagatgcccccagccaagaggccttgcaggccagacgtggagggggatcataaccctgacAGGGGGACTGaccctgggaagaagggtcctgccacctagagccagagggcgtgtggccaccaccagagcaagtgtccgacccgcagcatccctgcagcacagccagggcctgggcaggagacCTGGGACATGTGAGGGATGGGCTGTGAACtgcccttacattccagagatggctggttgtgatgtccccatGCCACAGAGTCACGTGATTGCCTTAGTTATTAAAAATTGATTGGTGTtacataaattgtatttgctttgaactacATGTGATGATcggtgggtcagggaagcatccagtgcagagagaccaccccagagtggggacacccagCTTAGCCCTTGCCCGAAGTGACCATGACAAGTTTGGGGGTCAAGcctcccaggaatcctgggcccagccttgttggggttatgaggactgccacacaggagagtggaaggggagccctcgaggtcagggaggcctctgggtaaaggaagtgggagcgaggactcggatcctttcgccaGCCCATTCCACCGGGGtcgtgtataagccaggaaagttccccacaatagcgggaccattcccctgcttacatacGTCCCAGTTTTATGCacccttgtgatccacaaaacccctgctggctgctgtcaaaccctgtaggtgcctaaacttggCACCTATGTTTTCAGAGTAAAGTTTCCTTTGGCACCAAGTTTCAGCCTCTGGGCACgcgcactgctgcctccctctactTGACCGGCGCCTAAGCCCCAGACGTCTGTGAACCCGGGAAGATAAGCAGAGGAGCACCTGCCTCAACTGCAGGGCCCGAGCCGATAGTCAGCCTTGGAGGCCACCCACCGGATTAGGTCCCATTCAAACTCCAGCCAGAGAAGGCAGCGGTACCACGCCCAATGTTTTAGGCCAGTGGACGGGCACTCAGCAGGGATGTGGGAGACGCAGGTTCAATCCCCCTTCTGCCTGTGGGGGAgtgaggatttgaacaggggtctcccacagcccagctgagtGTTCAAGACACTGGGCTAAAGGTGTAAGGGGGCAGCATCACCCCTCCTGCTGTGCAGCGAAGCAGGCACCGCTGATTCTCACCACAACCAGCTTGGGTGCCTGCCCCCAGTGGAGGGCTTCCCAGCTGTGGATTGCTACTGGGTGGAGGCACCTACCGCAGCCCTGATTTGTGCTGAACTCcatgagggggcggggcttcagacACACCCCTCTTATCAGCATCgccccattggctagtttaggcagctcctcCCCTAGTGTGCTGGTTTTTGTGGACCCTATTTGCCAGCCCCACAATGAATGGGAACAGCCGATATGGTTGGTcagagggaggggagcagccCTGGATGGGCCCAGTCCCGCAGTGGATGGGAATGGCCCATATGGATAGAGGGATGGGAGCAGCCCTGgatgggcccagccctgcagtggaTGGGGATAGCTGAAACGGATGGGGGCACAGGAGCAGTGCTGGATGGGCCCCAGCAAACACAACAGCAAGAGGCCTGAATTGCTGCCTCTTCCACACCTCCAGACCCAGAAATTCAGAGAAGGCAGGGaagaaggcaggagcagcccctCTATCCCAACCGATGCACACCCAGCACTGTTagaatgcagccatctctggggtggagctaCCAGCTTGAATCACAGCCATGGGGGGAGGTTTTGGCCAGGACACACACTGCTATTGCAGAGGGATCTTTAAGGCCTACACGCAGGCAGCCAGGGCTTTAAGATCTTGACAGAATGCCCCACCTGCAGTCAGCTGCTCCGAACTACCTGCCTGGATGATAGTTGACCGCATGGGGCATTGCCAGGTCCAGCTCTCAATCCCTCAAGCAGCTCTTGCAACATGCACCTCTGAACATCCTCCCCATTGTGTCAGCCATGTGCCAGTTTCACTCCCTTGCCGTCTGGTTCTGCTCTGACTCACGGGAGCCCCGATTCCCCTGCCCACTTCCTGTCTCAGCTGGGAGGCTGTTTGCACAGATCTCGctctgggctgggcaggatggctTGGTGCAAGAACTGAACGGGCAGCAGGGGTGATGCCTTTGCTCTGCTAAATCCTTCCCATAAGCGGCAAGTCACAAACATCTGGTGCCTGCAGCGAGTCCATCTGCTATTGGCTGCCAGCCTGGCTCAGACTgatgggcccatctagcctggtatcccaccTGCGACAGTGTCCAGCACCGCCAGCTGCAGAGGATGCACCCTAGTGGGCATTAATGGAATAACATGCTCCCAGGGGAAGTTTCTACCTAACCATTAGCTAAAGGTTGGCTCATGCTCTCAAACACTGGGGCAGCTGACCTGCTAGGAGCgtaggcgccaactctgtgggtgctccgggcctGGAGCcaacagccaagctccccgccccacctcctcccctgagcatgccacgtcctctgcctacctcccagtgcttcccgccaGGCCgcctggctccaggagggagggggaggagcaagctccaggagggagggggaggagcatgAACATGGCACGCTCCGGGGAAGAGCCGGGGccgggcagggatttggggaaggagtcggaataggggcagggtgggggcagaattggggcggggactttggggaaggggttggaatgggggtggggcaggggaggggcctcatggaaggggcggcgttggggcagggctggggacagagggggggttgagcacccaccggtgGGAGCAAAAGTCTTCGCCTATGGGTAGGAGCTCGGCAGGTATGTACGTACATCGACAGTGGGGGAGCAACTCAGCTTCACTAGATATTCCAGCCTAAAGCAGCTGAGatccccccagctcagccagaGGGAAACTCCTATGTCCGCTGAGGCAcctgcccagccctgctgttcAGGTCCCAACTGCAGCAGCCTGCACTGGCCACTGCTCGGCCCATCTCTATGGATGGGAAGCTCGCAGGCTCCCTGCTAATGGGGAGCTCAAGCAAAAGGCTAgcagggccagattgtggcttGCAGCAACAGGGCGAGGAGCTGGAGTCCCGGAAGGAATTATGTCCAAATTCAGGAGCCCTGGCAAGGGGCAAAGGGACATCTGGCCAGGGTCACCCCAGCGACAGCCTCCCTTTGGCGAGAGCCCGCTCAGCATGGGGGAGCAGGCAATCACTCAGAATGTGAGGGCCGTGAATCTCCCCTCAGTGTGAGTTATTCCTAGGGGCGGGTAAAGCATGGATTCAGGGCCTGGGAAAGGGGCTGGACTGACAGCCCTCCAGAGAGAAAGCCTCTCACTATAGGCCATGACGGGGCACTTACCCCACTATCCTTCCTTTATGGTGCATTCAGTCATGGCTCTGTGGTCCCGCAACTGCCAACTAGGATTGGTCTGTGGGAGACGGACACCAGCCCTACAAGAATGGGGACTCAGACCCACCAAACAGCCACCATCAATGTACACTCCCTGAGCTGGGCTGGCTCTGAACCAGTGACCAAGATGGCAAAGGCTCTGGGCTGGATCCTGAGTTGATGTAAATCAGAATTGCCCCATTAAAGTCAGAagagtgatgctgatttacaccagctaaagatctggcccTCTACGTCCCATATCAGTTCTCCCCTCACTCCCTTGCATAGAGTTTAAGACTAGAAGAGGACACTATGCTCAATGTCTGCCCTCCagcataacccaggccagagcaaagcacccagggctcccagcacacagcctgAGCTACCGCAGCTCATTGAAAAACACTTCTGCTCAAgtgttggagaatccaccccacccccaggtcaTTTCTGGTGGGCAGTCACCCCTCACCATTCAACATTtgcaccttattttcagtctaaatttgtctggctttaaatTCCAGCCACTGGACTGCATGATGCCTTTGGCTCCTAGTCGTAAGAGCAGCCTTCTCCCATCAGTGTGATAATCCAACCCCGAGTACAAAGGCAGAAAAAATCcactggctggaagctgaagctagataaattcaggctagaacaggggtaggcaacctatggcacgcgagccgaaggcggcacgcgagctgattttcagtggcactcacactgcccgggtcttggccactggtccgggcggctctacattttaatttaattttaaatgaagcttcttacacattttaaaaaccttatttactttacatacaacaatagtttagttatatattatagacttatagaaagagaccttctaaaaacattaaaatgcattactgacatgtgaaaccttacattagagtgaataaacgaagactcggcacagcacttctgacaGGTTGCCAAGCCCTGGGCTagaaatagattcatagattcatagattctaggactggaagggacctcgagaggtcatcgagtccagtcccctgcccgcatgacaggaccaaatactgtctagaccatccctgatagatatttatctaacctaaaATAAGCTGTGCATTTTAATGGAGAAGGAAATGAACTACTGGGACAATTTCCCAAGAGgtgcagtggattctccatcacttggaagACTAACTCAGGAGTGGCTGTATCTTCCTCTCTGTGTGTGCATATGCTCTGGCTCAACCACAAGATATGGGCTGGTTGCGGGAGACACTGGGCGAGGTTCTATGTGGTTTATGTTATCAgccagactacatgatcacaatggtcttttctggccaATCTGTGACTATTTTTAACGTGCTGACGTTTTCCAGATGCACTCAGGAAGAGGTGCTGACCTGCCAGCCTTCCCCGGCCATTCCTGGAGCAGAAGCGTCCTACAGAGCCCAGAGGCACAGAGTTAGTAAGacagtgtaaatattttattgtttttgatgggttttttctctctttttttgaaaGTACAGATGTTTTTTGCAcaagtcagttttttttttaaatgggcgtGGGCTGAAGAGGACGAAGGTTACAGtcagagaggaggaggggtcACCGCTACACAGAT encodes the following:
- the LOC103306497 gene encoding zinc finger protein Gfi-1b-like — translated: MRVLCPAPALGLRWQRWWNSHPQRLPHSAEAAAARMPRSFLVRSKRGPNHPGQRLEGLGDPAWGAPRAGPAPAQPPKLGQGAEEGSRAHPRALESCGVPDGEGAASQPQRSPPSEMDFSQSWACRPLPGVSSPPDVSFKPFWSSYRSPELQQLVQSVLPPALGSGRELGRDAEGTSGLLGSLLLFSKPPHRCSCCDKGLPAAQHLGSHLKCSTLCSHMAPWRMCGHPGGLQHQPAPPCPGKGKPEVRHFPCRICGKQFKRSSTLSTHLLIHSDTRPFPCPFCGKRFHQKSDMKKHTFIHTGEKPHKCQVCGKAFSQSSNLITHSRKHSGHKPFACSLCPKGFQRKVDLRRHQETHGLFHSPGGSQVLGALR